In the Excalfactoria chinensis isolate bCotChi1 chromosome 18, bCotChi1.hap2, whole genome shotgun sequence genome, TTACCCAAAGAAAATGGGTTGGTAACATGTAGCCATGGAAGCACAATGTAGCCATGCAAGTGTAATGTAGCCATGAAAGTATAATGTAGCCATGGAAGTATAATGTAGCCATGGGAGTGTAAATGTAGCCATGGAAGTGTAATGTAGCTATGGAACTGAAAGGTGGCTATGGAAGTGTACCATAGCAATAGCAACTGAAGCGATAAGAGCCAGGAAAAGCTTTACCTGCGCCGGACCCAGGGTATGTAACGGGCTGGATTTCACTGACCAGTTGTGCAATTTCTCCCTTGTCAGTAGGGGTGTGCACCCCTTATTGCAATAATGAATGAGCTGCTCTTCACAGACATCTTGGCCTGGTTGGAAATTtctgatctttttatttttgaatgggaaagaaaaagaataaataaataaaaatagaagtcaGGAGGATTAAACACCACGTGTGGCACAGAGACGGAGGCAACAAGCGTCGAGGCAAAGCCACGTGTGGGCCCAGCATTCTTGGGAGCACAGCTGGTTCTGAGCTGTTCCTGCCCAGACTGAGCAGGAGGGCAAACTCCTGCAGGAAGCACTGGGCTTCTTTCCAAAGAAGGCAGAGGTGATGCTGGCTCTGGAAGTCCCGGTGGAATCCCCTGCCCAGCCACTGCTGGGATGTGTCCAGCTCCAATTCTGCTCAGCACCAAGGCCGGGAGGGGAAATTTCTCAACCATATTTTCCCAGtccctgtgctggggaaggagcagctgggaAAATCCCGAcgagctcagtgctgggacagaCCCTGCCTACGTCCTtgccagcagtgagcagcagggaggcagaTCCGCTGGGGTGAGCTCACTGCGGGACCGCCCCGGGTTGTTTTCTTTCCGTCCGCAAACCCCAGCAGGACAGCAGGCGGCAGCACCTACCCAGACTCCCCAGATTCTCCCCAGAAGGTCACACCAAACTCTTGGGAAAGGTTCTGTTTATTTAGGCAAAAAAGGACGGACCGTGTGCTGGTGAAGCGGGAGAAGCCTCAGAGCCGTGATATgggtagcagagcagcagcctggagctTTGGCACATTAGTCTTGCTTTGTTTGGGAAGCAGCATCCATCAGCCATCCTGTGGAAAACAGCCGGGAGGTGTGAGCTGAGTGTTTGAGCTGGGAGGACAGCAGAGTGGGCAGGGTCTTCCTCCGCTCTCTGGGCTTCAgccacctccagggatgagttTCTAGCCTACCCGTATGACTAAATGTGCACAGCTGTGATGGGAAACGAATGCTAGGGCTGCCCAGTGGGATGAAAGCCAGCATGTTTCGCATGGTGAGACACAAACCCCGATTTGCCAGCTTTACTGGTTCATTTCATTGCAGTCCTTTTGGTACGACCCAGTGTCCTGGCTCTTGCCATTGGATGTGGCAGCAGCCATTTCTCCATTTAGCAGGTTTTGGTTTGGGTGCCGCTGCCAACCAGGAGGCACCTGCATCTCCATTGCACCGCTGTGCTTCCCACTCCAAAAGAATCCATCCTACCTGTGTGTGTGCTCAAGCACATCTTCAAACAACTTGGCCTCCAGAGTAATTTGGGGAACTCATGATGGCCCCGTGTTAGGGTACCAAAGGGGGAATTTCCAGATGAGGATACATTGCAAATACTGTATTGCACTGTAGCAACTCACCTACACTTCATCAACGGTGCATTCCTCtgtggaaataaagagaaagtcTGAGTGCAGGGCTGTGGTCTTGCCAGTCCCATTTAGCAcccacagcaggaggcagaCAACCCAGGAACGTGAGCAAGACAGAAGTCACATTGTGCCAAGCCCCGCATCACCTCCTGGCTGGCCATACTACCAACCAGTCCCTGCCAGCCCACTCAGGCTCCCCGTGAGGACTGAGGAAGCCTTGTGGCTCCAAACACAGCACTTGGCCACACTCACCCTGTCTGGGCAGCATGGTGATCACCTCATCCGTGTAGTTCCGCTCCCTAGCAAGCTTCCTGAAGATCgctgtggctgcagggctcACCTCAGGGCTTCTGCCTGAAGGTAAGGAAGGAATTAGCTGCTGGCTGGGTGGGACAGGTGATGTCCTGGCACCAGGGCCCCCAAGCAGCCCAGTATCTCTTGGATCCCATCCCCACCCTTTCTGACCTCTCCTTGCAGCAGACCCCAGGTCTTAGCTCTGTTTCACCAGATGACTTACCAAGGCCGTGGATACAAGTGTACATATACGTGGATACAAGCACAGTGTGGAAACCTGAGACCCAGTCCTAAACTGCTGTTCCTTCCACTACCCCCTGCCTTGATCCACCTCCTAAACCAGAACTGGCACATGGGCACTTTCAGCACAAGGTGTCTCCATGTCCCATCACTCCCTTGCCCCTCATGCCCACATCCCCAGCTTGGCCACGCACTGTAGAGCCTCATCATGTGCAAGGTCCTTCCATCCTTCACCCTAGTTGCATAGATTACTGCATAGCTCTTGTAGTCAGTGTCCAGCACCTCCACCATTTTCTCGGCTTCCTCTGAAAAAGAACATGGAGCAAAGTGAAAGATTTGCTACATGCTCCTGAGATCTCCCATGCTGCAGAAGGACTAAAATGTCCATTCATTCATCCACCCAGCCCATATTTTTGCTGCATCCCCCCTCCTGGCTTTCCCTCTTGGTAAGGCTCCTCTAAAAGCCTGGGGATCATGGCACAGATCATGGCACAGAtcagcagagtgaccaggacCTCGAGTGCAGGAAGGGCTGGGGGTGGCCACTATGAGCAGTAGAACAGCCTGGCCAATTTGGGACTTGCACTTGGGTAGGGGATGGGGAAGGCAATGCTGTTATGCCCCTGCAGGATCTCCCAGGTCCCAGGGACAATCAGTGTGCCTCTGATTCTGCCCACAACTCTGTCCCCACTCACCTGAGTAGTAGACTTCACCATCGTCACTGGTCTTCTTGAAGGTTGTCCCCCATTTTCTGCACCCCTTTGGGCTGCAAGGCAAGGAAGAATCCCCTGTTACACATCCTCAAGgtgtgctcagagccatctGGTTTTGTCCCTGCTGCATTGAGGTTCCCCAGCCCAGGACACAAGCACTGCAGTTGGGGTCACACCTCCAAAACAGGAGATGCTGATAGAGGATGGTCTGTCCTGGGGAGAGCTGCCACCCATGCAGCAATTGGTGCCAGAGCAGGACAGAGGGAGCGGAACCTGTCACTTATATGGGGTAGCAGAGGAGACCTTCAGCTGCTGACAGCTGGTGCCCCAATTCAGTCTCCCTCCAGGTTTGTGGATGTAATGGGTAGGGGCACCTGGGTGGGCACCCACTAACCAAAGCCCAGGGAGAGAAGCACCCAGCACTTACTTGGGGACTGCATAGGAGACCTTCAGCTCGTCCTCTCCTAGGAAAGAGATTCTGGCCATTGCCATCTTCATCTTGTCCTTCTCACGCAGGAATAACTCGGAGTTGGAGGCCAGAGCAACAATATACCATTTCCCTGCAATCTGGCAGTAGGAATGGGCTGTGAGCCTGGAGGACCTGGCAGGATGTGTTCCTTTCTGGGCACCTGCACCCCGTACAGACATCTAACCCCCTGCTGCATcactgtgctggggctgggtgTGCAGTGCTTCCAGCTCTAGCTGCGGTGCCCCCAACTATCCCCAGCAACCAAAAGGTCCTCCCATCCCCACCCTGGTGAGCAGAGCCCACAGTCCCTTCCCCAACACTAGGCAGGTCACCTCGCTCCTGTCCGGCACTGTGGCAGCAGCCTCATTatgcagcaagcagagcagggCCAGCCCCAGGCTCAGCGCCAGCGTCCTCATCTCGTGCAGCCTCCGGCGTCACCACGGGATGTGGAGCGGTCCCGGTGCTGTTGGCTTTATAGGGCTGTACTCCCCCCCTTCACCCCCCCGTGCCCCCACACCGCGTGCTGTGCTGCACGGAGAGCGCTGCTATTGTTGGCATGGGGCGAGGTTGGCTGTGAGAGCTGAAACCATCCCAGGGTAAACACAGTCTTACGGAAAGAGGAAAGTGTTGCAAGGCCTGAGGAAGGGTCTGAGCAGTGGGGTTGCAGGACTGCTATTGCACCACAGCTGAAGATGAAGATTTTCTTGTTGAAGTCTCTTGTGACAGAACAAAGGAACTTCTTGTTTCCCGGCTGAGAACTGCCGGTAAAATCAGGAAGGTAATTCCCGGCACAGCGTCCACgggctgccccagcactgcagtgactGACGTCTGCCCCGAGGTCACTCCAGCTGTCAGCCCCACGCCTGGATGGCAGCGCAGGATGCCAGCGTGCTGCTGTCACGTGTGCCCTCCTGGCCAGGGTatgctgcccctctgccctgGCTTCTATGGGCTCCAGAGTTCCAAAGGGCTCATGTTGCATCCTCACAAGCCCCACACCCAGGTGTGCGCTGAGGGACCCAACTTCCTCAGCCACCACATGCTGAGTTATGCAGAGGGGATGGAGGCACGGTCCTACCGCCCCCACAGCTCTTTGCCAGTGGGTAGATGGGGCGGTGGGTGGCAGATAGATGTGGGGGCCATGATTAGACTTGGGGCTGCCCTTTGCCCACCTGTGCAGGGAGCTGGGTCTCATGGGGGCTGCATGCTGCCCACTCTGCCCAGCTGGGCTCCCCACACTTGTGTGGGCTCTGCAATCCACACAGCAAAGGATCCCCCAGGCTGCCCTGTGGTGTTGGAGGGATGGGTTtggtgcagggctgctggcagcacccccagccctgaCAACAAAAGCACTGAGCTCAGGGCCAGCTTCTGCACATGTTTATTTTGATCAGAGAGGTGTGCTCACAGCACGGAGCAGCAGGactgggagggtgggaa is a window encoding:
- the LOC140260473 gene encoding extracellular fatty acid-binding protein, producing the protein MRTLALSLGLALLCLLHNEAAATVPDRSEIAGKWYIVALASNSELFLREKDKMKMAMARISFLGEDELKVSYAVPNPKGCRKWGTTFKKTSDDGEVYYSEEAEKMVEVLDTDYKSYAVIYATRVKDGRTLHMMRLYSRSPEVSPAATAIFRKLARERNYTDEVITMLPRQEECTVDEV